The Corallococcus exiguus genome has a window encoding:
- a CDS encoding ComEC/Rec2 family competence protein has protein sequence MKVFARLLALLVLFLSAVPGHAAAPASAALPSPAPGRLSVYFLDVGQGDAALIVSPTGKTVLIDGGPPEAGTRLAARLRELVKGPLDLVILTHPHLDHLGGLRAAVKAVGARRFMDPGFDHPSEAYRDLLDFVGREVGQVMSPEPNPNSPQTLLTVGLGEGVALTVLWPRVPQEPFLANTRSDPNANSIVTKLTYGKTAFLFTGDSEPPTEEVLLQKPVDLTATVLKVAHHGGKHSSTAAFLERVKPQAAVISCGVGNDYGHPSPEVLGRLSDVRARAFRTDQDGEVMAVSDGTTVTLRSTKGSAGATSLSGTLQAGSPVALGPIEPTPHGRSSRSTAKEPEPGASRTRKPVEPTAPTGTSEATGERYVSLKGSKVFHRENCKTLKRSKNERTVYPSRADALRERRPAEDCHP, from the coding sequence GTGAAGGTCTTCGCGCGGCTGCTCGCACTCCTTGTCCTCTTCCTCTCGGCGGTGCCGGGCCACGCGGCGGCTCCAGCCTCCGCGGCCCTGCCCTCCCCTGCCCCGGGCCGGCTCTCGGTCTACTTCCTCGACGTGGGCCAGGGGGACGCGGCGCTCATCGTGTCGCCCACGGGCAAGACGGTGCTCATCGACGGAGGACCTCCAGAGGCCGGCACGCGGCTGGCGGCGCGGCTGCGCGAGCTGGTGAAGGGCCCGCTGGACCTGGTCATCCTCACCCACCCACACCTGGACCACCTGGGCGGGCTGCGCGCGGCGGTGAAGGCTGTGGGCGCCAGGCGCTTCATGGACCCCGGCTTCGACCACCCGAGCGAGGCGTACCGCGACCTGCTGGACTTCGTGGGCCGCGAGGTGGGCCAGGTGATGAGCCCGGAGCCCAACCCCAACTCGCCCCAGACGCTGCTCACCGTGGGCCTGGGCGAAGGCGTGGCGCTCACCGTGCTCTGGCCGCGCGTGCCCCAGGAGCCGTTCCTCGCGAACACGCGCTCGGACCCGAACGCGAACTCCATCGTCACCAAGCTCACCTACGGGAAGACGGCGTTCCTCTTCACAGGGGACTCGGAGCCACCCACGGAGGAGGTGCTGCTGCAGAAGCCCGTGGACCTCACCGCCACGGTGCTGAAGGTGGCGCACCACGGCGGCAAGCACTCCTCCACCGCGGCCTTCCTGGAGCGCGTGAAGCCGCAGGCGGCGGTCATCTCCTGCGGCGTGGGCAACGACTACGGCCACCCGAGCCCGGAGGTCCTGGGCCGCCTGAGCGACGTGCGCGCCCGCGCCTTCCGCACCGACCAGGACGGCGAGGTGATGGCGGTGAGCGACGGCACGACCGTGACGCTGCGCTCGACGAAGGGCTCCGCCGGGGCCACCAGCCTGTCCGGCACGCTGCAGGCGGGGAGCCCGGTGGCGCTCGGCCCCATCGAACCCACGCCCCACGGCCGCTCCAGCCGCTCCACGGCGAAGGAACCGGAGCCCGGCGCGTCCCGGACGCGGAAGCCGGTGGAGCCCACTGCGCCCACGGGCACGTCCGAAGCCACGGGCGAGCGCTACGTGTCGCTCAAGGGCAGCAAGGTGTTCCACCGCGAGAACTGCAAGACCCTGAAGCGCTCGAAGAACGAGCGCACCGTCTACCCCAGCCGCGCCGACGCCCTGCGTGAGCGCCGCCCCGCCGAGGATTGTCATCCATGA
- a CDS encoding ComEC/Rec2 family competence protein, which yields MKARIALGVGLLLASLACQQQPSAPPAQKPPEKSRYFGGAPDGKLHVYFFDVGAGDAALIVTPRGNTVLVDSGPASAESHLVNRLPELLRRELDLVVLTQPDPKHHGALEAVLKRVGARRLMEPQLPDTSKAYDALLTAVGSRGVQILSPAPPSSAPKELVRLTLEDGVNLTVLWPRAPAEPLLKEASDAEGRNAANSIMLRLTYADTSVVFAGGARGETEARLLERGLLSTATLLKVASPGVEGANSQAYLEEVRPQAAVISGDDSQGKNPKVKELLARLRGVDARAFRTDVNGEVHAVSDGKQFELSLQRPTPGEPGGTRRVFPGLDPRPALVRTAKPAPVVKPTPTEPPAIRTEPARVAETPRDSKTRVSNVTDVDDLPIARKGTRTETAPPKAVRSSTSTSTSMTGNYMASKNKRIFHKSTCRSVRLINDENLLTWSTRDAALKSGRKPAGDCDP from the coding sequence ATGAAGGCCCGCATCGCGCTGGGAGTGGGGCTGCTGCTCGCCTCCCTGGCCTGTCAGCAGCAGCCGTCCGCGCCACCCGCGCAGAAGCCCCCGGAGAAGTCGCGCTACTTCGGCGGCGCGCCGGACGGGAAGCTCCACGTGTACTTCTTCGACGTGGGCGCGGGGGATGCCGCGCTCATCGTCACGCCGCGAGGCAACACGGTGCTGGTGGACTCCGGCCCCGCGTCCGCCGAGTCGCACCTGGTGAACCGGTTGCCGGAGCTGCTGCGCCGGGAGCTGGACCTGGTGGTCCTCACCCAGCCGGATCCGAAGCACCATGGCGCGCTGGAGGCGGTGCTCAAGCGCGTGGGCGCGCGGCGGCTGATGGAACCCCAGCTGCCGGACACGTCGAAGGCCTACGACGCGCTGCTGACGGCGGTGGGCTCGCGAGGGGTCCAGATTCTGTCGCCCGCGCCGCCGTCGTCCGCGCCCAAGGAGCTGGTCCGGCTGACGCTGGAGGACGGGGTGAACCTCACGGTGCTCTGGCCCCGGGCGCCCGCGGAGCCGCTCTTGAAGGAGGCCTCGGACGCGGAGGGCCGCAACGCGGCGAACTCCATCATGCTGCGCCTGACGTACGCCGACACGTCGGTCGTCTTCGCGGGCGGCGCGCGGGGAGAGACGGAGGCCCGGCTGCTGGAGCGCGGGCTCTTGTCCACCGCCACGCTGCTGAAGGTCGCCTCGCCGGGCGTGGAGGGGGCGAACTCGCAGGCGTACCTGGAGGAGGTGCGGCCGCAGGCGGCGGTGATCAGCGGGGATGACAGCCAGGGGAAGAACCCGAAGGTGAAGGAGCTCCTCGCGCGGCTGCGCGGCGTGGATGCGCGGGCCTTCCGCACGGACGTGAACGGAGAGGTGCACGCGGTGAGCGACGGCAAGCAGTTCGAGCTGTCGCTCCAGCGTCCGACTCCGGGCGAGCCCGGCGGCACGCGGCGCGTCTTCCCGGGGTTGGATCCGCGCCCGGCGCTGGTGCGGACGGCGAAGCCCGCGCCCGTGGTGAAGCCCACGCCCACCGAACCGCCCGCCATCCGGACGGAGCCCGCGCGTGTCGCCGAGACCCCGCGTGACAGCAAGACCCGCGTCAGCAACGTGACGGACGTGGATGACCTGCCCATCGCGCGCAAGGGCACGCGGACGGAGACGGCCCCGCCCAAGGCGGTGCGCTCGTCCACCAGCACGTCCACGTCCATGACGGGCAACTACATGGCGAGCAAGAACAAGCGCATCTTCCACAAGTCCACCTGCCGGAGCGTGAGGCTCATCAACGATGAGAACCTGCTCACGTGGAGCACGCGTGACGCGGCATTGAAGTCGGGCCGCAAGCCCGCCGGAGACTGCGACCCGTGA
- a CDS encoding DUF3006 domain-containing protein, whose translation MTKKTKPRSRATVDRIEDDVAVLVVDGQQVTRALDTLPSGVREGDVVDLETGTVDAEATESLRADVRAAREQAMRGKKPPAGDFDL comes from the coding sequence GTGACGAAGAAGACGAAGCCCCGGTCCAGGGCCACGGTGGACCGCATCGAGGACGACGTCGCCGTGCTGGTGGTGGACGGCCAGCAGGTGACCCGCGCGCTGGACACCCTGCCCTCCGGCGTGCGCGAAGGAGACGTCGTGGACCTGGAGACGGGGACGGTGGACGCCGAAGCCACCGAATCCCTGCGCGCCGACGTCCGCGCCGCGAGGGAACAGGCGATGCGCGGCAAGAAGCCGCCCGCGGGCGACTTCGACCTCTGA
- a CDS encoding GYF domain-containing protein, producing the protein MNFTCDNCQKRYSIADEKVRGKTVKVRCKNCQNVVTVEGPAEEESTRVVSLADVERIRAQERSLAGGGAAAAPAPAPAPVSAAAVPAPLAKPPASAPQTPWDDEPTRTAPPRQTAGAPWFVMVRNKQEGPLDESAVAEWMAAGTISARSFFWRQGMPDWKRGSDIPELAALLAPAAAPEPPPPPPEPPPAVAAPRPPPARREPEPQQPFYAESEPGPSEDDNNGDFDRDGDEEEGTLYGNNRAAPAPVPTPAPRRAVAPPMEDAPAASGAPLNELFSDLDLPGNRGDGSDEEDLGQDETREDPRNDEEEEEDARQAQDSKAARKRPVVPARRGSPLKVVALVLVLLIVLPAVALFGLSAVGMLPPALADMVNKVTGKAPPPAPVPRQAAPAPGAAEPVAPPPAAAEPSAPSQGAPAEGEATAPAEGSTP; encoded by the coding sequence TTGAACTTCACCTGCGACAATTGCCAGAAGCGGTACTCCATTGCGGACGAGAAGGTCCGCGGCAAGACGGTCAAGGTCCGCTGCAAGAACTGCCAGAACGTCGTCACCGTGGAAGGGCCCGCCGAGGAGGAGAGCACCCGCGTGGTGTCGCTCGCCGACGTGGAGCGCATCCGGGCCCAGGAGCGTTCGCTGGCGGGAGGTGGCGCCGCCGCCGCGCCAGCCCCCGCTCCGGCACCGGTGTCCGCCGCGGCAGTTCCTGCTCCCCTGGCCAAACCTCCTGCGTCGGCCCCCCAGACGCCCTGGGACGATGAGCCCACGCGCACCGCGCCTCCCCGCCAGACGGCCGGGGCACCGTGGTTCGTGATGGTGCGCAACAAGCAGGAGGGCCCGCTGGACGAGTCGGCCGTGGCCGAGTGGATGGCCGCGGGCACCATCAGCGCGCGCAGCTTCTTCTGGCGCCAGGGCATGCCGGACTGGAAGCGCGGTTCGGACATCCCGGAGCTGGCCGCGCTGCTCGCGCCCGCCGCCGCGCCTGAGCCGCCGCCTCCGCCCCCGGAGCCGCCGCCCGCGGTCGCCGCGCCCCGTCCCCCGCCCGCCCGCCGCGAGCCGGAGCCCCAGCAGCCCTTCTACGCGGAGAGCGAGCCCGGCCCGTCCGAGGACGACAACAACGGCGACTTCGATCGCGACGGCGACGAGGAGGAGGGCACGCTCTACGGCAACAACCGCGCGGCGCCCGCCCCGGTGCCCACGCCCGCCCCGCGTCGCGCGGTGGCTCCGCCCATGGAGGATGCCCCCGCGGCGAGCGGAGCGCCCCTCAACGAGCTGTTCTCCGACCTGGACCTGCCCGGCAACCGGGGCGACGGTTCGGACGAAGAGGACCTCGGCCAGGACGAGACGCGCGAAGACCCTCGCAACGACGAGGAGGAGGAAGAGGACGCGCGCCAGGCGCAGGACTCGAAGGCCGCGCGCAAGCGTCCGGTGGTTCCTGCCCGCCGTGGCAGCCCGCTGAAGGTGGTGGCGCTGGTGCTGGTGCTGCTCATCGTCCTGCCGGCGGTGGCGCTGTTCGGCCTGTCCGCGGTGGGCATGCTGCCTCCCGCCCTCGCGGACATGGTCAACAAGGTGACCGGCAAGGCGCCTCCGCCCGCTCCGGTTCCGCGTCAGGCCGCTCCCGCTCCGGGCGCCGCCGAACCCGTGGCGCCTCCTCCGGCCGCCGCCGAACCCTCGGCGCCTTCGCAGGGCGCCCCGGCGGAGGGTGAGGCCACGGCTCCGGCGGAAGGTTCCACGCCGTAG
- a CDS encoding FYDLN acid domain-containing protein, with the protein MPAKDLGTKHSCFKCGTKFYDMKKPDPICPKCGADQRENVVAKPTEGRRGRLAAAPKVIEPEPEETPAAEEDEENLDSFSDDEESESTTEAADDDEL; encoded by the coding sequence ATGCCGGCGAAGGATCTCGGGACCAAGCACTCGTGCTTCAAGTGCGGGACGAAGTTCTACGACATGAAGAAGCCGGACCCCATCTGCCCCAAGTGCGGGGCGGATCAGCGGGAAAACGTGGTCGCCAAGCCCACCGAGGGCCGGCGCGGCCGTCTGGCGGCAGCTCCGAAGGTCATCGAGCCCGAGCCCGAGGAGACGCCCGCGGCCGAGGAGGACGAGGAGAACCTCGACTCCTTCAGCGATGACGAGGAGTCCGAGTCCACCACCGAGGCCGCTGACGACGACGAGCTGTAA
- a CDS encoding carboxypeptidase regulatory-like domain-containing protein encodes MSSHRLRSLLTPALLLAATACRESPPPPAPSATPPPAAAAPRPTGPVKWGEIEGRVVLTGTPPQAPSAPTTATVASVCGDQAEDRSLVVGGEGALAHAVVSLQDGAALAEPETPAPQPVLDQKQCHYEPPALAAKAGGELLLRNSDPLVHNVRAQSGTNRSVFNVAMPLEGMTLRRPLPTEPGTVQVRCDVHPWMRAVVRTFNHPYFTTTTPDGRFRMRVPEGAHTLVFWHDRLPEASRTVTVRAGETVQVDQSWGVEALRQAGSGK; translated from the coding sequence GTGTCCAGCCACCGCCTCCGCTCCCTCCTGACCCCCGCGCTCCTCCTCGCCGCCACGGCCTGCCGCGAATCGCCGCCCCCGCCGGCTCCCTCGGCCACGCCCCCTCCCGCCGCCGCGGCGCCGCGCCCCACCGGGCCGGTGAAGTGGGGCGAAATCGAGGGGCGGGTGGTGCTGACCGGGACGCCTCCCCAGGCCCCCAGTGCGCCGACCACCGCCACCGTCGCCAGCGTGTGTGGCGACCAGGCGGAGGACCGCTCGCTCGTGGTGGGAGGCGAAGGGGCCCTGGCCCACGCCGTGGTGTCGCTCCAGGACGGCGCCGCGCTCGCTGAACCGGAGACGCCCGCGCCGCAGCCCGTGCTGGACCAGAAGCAGTGTCACTACGAACCGCCCGCGCTCGCGGCGAAGGCCGGCGGCGAGCTGCTGCTGCGCAACTCCGACCCGCTGGTGCACAACGTGCGCGCCCAGTCCGGGACGAACCGTTCTGTCTTCAACGTGGCCATGCCCCTGGAGGGCATGACCCTGCGCCGCCCCTTGCCCACCGAACCGGGCACCGTCCAGGTGCGCTGCGACGTGCACCCCTGGATGCGCGCGGTGGTCCGCACCTTCAACCACCCGTACTTCACCACCACCACCCCGGACGGACGCTTCCGGATGCGCGTCCCGGAAGGGGCCCACACGCTCGTCTTCTGGCACGACCGGCTCCCCGAAGCGTCCCGGACCGTCACCGTCCGCGCGGGGGAGACCGTCCAGGTCGATCAGAGCTGGGGCGTGGAAGCACTGCGTCAGGCCGGCTCGGGGAAATAG
- a CDS encoding zinc ribbon domain-containing protein, giving the protein MREKLKALAELQKVDLEVASLRKAADVHPRQISELERELGVARNGIEAERTRVADLEKQKALLEQNITDEKDKVKKWEARLSDQRSTREYSALAREIDIAKKGILTQSEALTEKVKELGQAREGIKGKEAEYATKQQGLSGRMTDLRGKLGESESQVKGLEGRRAEVAANVDANLLRRYEVIRKKKLPAMVGVVAGTCQGCNMNLPPQMYNMLRTSLGTDVCPSCNRIIFAVEALNEPKDTAEK; this is encoded by the coding sequence TTGCGGGAGAAACTGAAGGCCTTGGCGGAGCTGCAGAAGGTTGACCTCGAGGTCGCCTCGCTCCGAAAGGCGGCGGACGTGCATCCCCGCCAGATTTCCGAGCTGGAGCGGGAGCTGGGGGTCGCGCGCAATGGCATCGAGGCCGAGCGGACACGCGTCGCCGACCTCGAGAAGCAGAAGGCCTTGCTCGAGCAGAACATCACGGACGAGAAGGACAAGGTGAAGAAGTGGGAAGCGCGCCTGTCCGACCAGCGCTCCACGCGTGAGTACTCGGCGCTCGCTCGCGAAATCGACATCGCGAAGAAGGGCATCCTCACCCAGTCCGAGGCACTGACTGAGAAGGTGAAGGAGCTGGGCCAGGCTCGCGAGGGCATCAAGGGCAAGGAGGCGGAATACGCCACCAAGCAGCAGGGCCTGTCGGGCCGGATGACGGACCTGCGCGGGAAGCTGGGCGAATCCGAGTCCCAGGTGAAGGGGCTGGAGGGGCGCCGCGCGGAAGTCGCCGCGAACGTGGATGCCAACCTGCTCCGCCGCTACGAGGTCATCCGCAAGAAGAAGCTGCCCGCGATGGTGGGCGTGGTGGCTGGCACCTGCCAGGGCTGCAACATGAACCTGCCCCCGCAGATGTACAACATGCTGCGCACCTCGCTGGGCACCGACGTGTGCCCCTCGTGCAACCGCATCATCTTCGCCGTGGAAGCGCTGAACGAGCCGAAGGACACCGCCGAGAAGTAG
- a CDS encoding ribonuclease HI family protein, with the protein MPTPSLVDVLRHIAREEPLTATVRAFRGLTREHLGQLLDEAADQLSGGPRDAGAPASEPAPRTAPESNTPGIEIVTPAAGGALNRVRVYSDGAARGNPGPAGAGAVLTNAEGAVVARLGKFLGHQTNNYAEYMGLLIGLQHAKSLGAREVEVFADSELLIRQLGGRYQVKSPTLKPLFQEAQKLLATFGKVRLAHVPRAQNAEADEMSNRAIDERM; encoded by the coding sequence ATGCCGACCCCTTCGCTCGTCGACGTCCTCCGTCACATCGCCCGTGAGGAGCCGTTGACGGCGACGGTGCGCGCCTTTCGCGGGCTCACCCGCGAACACCTGGGTCAGCTGTTGGACGAAGCCGCCGACCAGTTGAGCGGTGGTCCGCGCGACGCCGGGGCGCCTGCTTCAGAGCCCGCCCCGCGGACGGCGCCCGAGTCCAACACGCCAGGCATCGAAATCGTGACGCCCGCCGCGGGTGGAGCGCTGAACCGCGTGCGCGTCTATTCGGACGGAGCGGCGCGAGGCAACCCGGGCCCTGCCGGCGCGGGCGCGGTGCTGACGAACGCCGAAGGCGCGGTGGTAGCGCGCCTGGGCAAGTTCCTGGGGCACCAGACGAACAACTACGCCGAGTACATGGGCCTGCTCATCGGCCTGCAGCACGCGAAGAGCCTGGGTGCCCGCGAGGTGGAGGTGTTCGCGGACAGCGAGCTGCTCATCCGCCAGTTGGGTGGGCGCTACCAGGTGAAGAGCCCCACGCTGAAGCCCTTGTTCCAGGAGGCACAGAAGCTGCTGGCCACCTTCGGCAAGGTGAGGCTCGCCCACGTCCCCCGCGCGCAGAACGCGGAGGCGGACGAGATGAGCAACCGGGCCATCGACGAGCGGATGTAG
- a CDS encoding restriction endonuclease, producing MPIPDFQSAMLPVLRLTQDGKDHTLGEAVEAVAVEFKATEVERNELLPSGRQRRIHNRVGWAKTYLQKAGLVEANGRGRFRITPRGQQVLQGKPTRIDMKFLEQFPEYTAFAALKHDAPDAPPSAPELPVSDETPEEVLEESYQELRRRLAEELLERIKACDPRFFEKLVVDLLVAMGYGGSRKDAGQAVGQSGDEGIDGIIKEDRLGLDVVYLQAKRWNSTVGRPTVQAFAGSLEGQRARKGVLITTSDFSREARDYVKHIEKKIVLIDGTELARLMIDSGVGVTEVATYTVKRLDLDYFGDEE from the coding sequence ATGCCCATCCCTGACTTCCAGAGCGCGATGCTCCCCGTCCTTCGGCTCACCCAGGATGGAAAGGACCACACGCTGGGTGAGGCCGTGGAGGCCGTTGCCGTGGAGTTCAAGGCCACCGAGGTGGAGCGCAACGAACTGCTCCCCAGTGGTCGCCAGCGGCGGATCCACAACCGGGTCGGTTGGGCGAAGACCTACCTGCAGAAGGCCGGGCTCGTGGAGGCCAACGGGCGCGGTCGCTTCCGCATCACCCCGCGTGGCCAGCAAGTGCTTCAGGGCAAGCCGACGCGCATCGACATGAAGTTCCTGGAGCAGTTCCCTGAGTACACCGCCTTCGCGGCACTCAAACACGACGCTCCAGACGCACCGCCATCCGCCCCGGAACTCCCGGTCTCCGACGAGACGCCGGAAGAGGTCCTCGAAGAGAGCTACCAGGAGCTGCGCCGTCGCCTCGCGGAAGAGCTGCTGGAGCGCATCAAGGCCTGCGACCCCCGGTTCTTCGAGAAGCTGGTCGTCGATCTCCTGGTGGCCATGGGCTACGGCGGCTCACGCAAGGACGCGGGCCAGGCCGTCGGCCAGAGCGGCGACGAGGGCATCGACGGCATCATCAAGGAAGACCGACTGGGGCTCGACGTCGTCTACCTCCAGGCGAAACGGTGGAACAGCACCGTCGGCCGCCCCACGGTCCAGGCGTTCGCTGGCAGCCTCGAAGGACAACGTGCTCGCAAGGGCGTGCTCATCACGACCTCGGACTTCAGCCGCGAGGCCCGCGACTACGTGAAGCACATCGAGAAGAAGATCGTCCTCATCGACGGCACCGAGCTTGCCCGGTTGATGATCGACAGCGGCGTCGGTGTCACCGAGGTCGCCACGTACACGGTGAAGCGGTTGGATCTGGACTACTTCGGCGACGAGGAGTGA
- a CDS encoding restriction endonuclease subunit S yields the protein MRPGDIVVARTGATTGKSLLLSHMPEPAVFASYLIRLSPAAESLPAFIAAYMRSPEYWRQITRVSKGTAQPGANASILGELEVPVPPLNEQHRIVAKLEALLARSRRAKDVLDTIPALLDRFRQSVLAAAFRGDLTRDWRKMNPDVEPASKFLERIRTERRHRWEEAELKRMRAKGKVPKDDQWKTKYEDPVQIDESGLHELPSGWAWASIEEVCPLAAPVVYGIILPGDDVQGGVPYIRPVDMNSDGTIDFTSMKRTSPSIAAQYQRASLRGGDIVLSIVGTIGKVIVVPDELDGGNITQSSARLRPPDWLSGEYLRLALLSPILRSQYDKFRFGNAVQRLNIEHVRRLALPIAPLEEMKLMVTRAAVALACADKVQTVEQRQHLDKLEQSILAKAFRGELVPQDPTDEPASVLLQRLRAERDKPADSAPNPRPKRRRETKVA from the coding sequence TTGAGGCCTGGTGACATCGTTGTTGCACGCACCGGTGCAACAACAGGCAAGAGCTTGCTTCTTTCTCATATGCCGGAGCCTGCGGTGTTTGCGTCGTATCTAATCCGCTTGTCTCCGGCTGCTGAGTCTTTGCCTGCATTCATCGCGGCGTACATGAGGAGCCCTGAGTACTGGCGCCAGATCACGCGAGTTTCGAAGGGTACAGCTCAGCCGGGAGCCAATGCCTCAATACTCGGAGAGCTGGAAGTACCCGTCCCGCCACTGAACGAGCAACACCGCATTGTCGCCAAGCTCGAAGCACTCCTGGCCCGCAGCCGTCGCGCGAAGGATGTCCTGGATACTATCCCTGCGCTGCTGGACCGTTTCCGGCAGTCGGTGCTTGCAGCCGCGTTCCGGGGCGACCTGACTCGGGATTGGCGAAAGATGAACCCCGATGTGGAGCCCGCATCGAAGTTCCTGGAGCGGATCCGCACCGAGCGCCGCCACCGCTGGGAAGAGGCAGAGTTGAAGCGGATGCGGGCCAAAGGCAAAGTGCCGAAAGACGATCAATGGAAAACGAAGTACGAGGACCCGGTACAGATCGATGAGAGCGGCTTGCATGAGCTGCCGAGCGGTTGGGCCTGGGCTTCAATCGAAGAGGTTTGCCCGCTAGCTGCACCCGTAGTCTACGGAATCATTCTCCCCGGTGATGATGTGCAAGGCGGCGTGCCGTATATCCGGCCCGTAGACATGAACTCCGACGGGACGATCGACTTCACGTCGATGAAGAGAACGTCACCGTCAATTGCGGCCCAGTACCAGCGGGCAAGCCTGCGAGGCGGTGACATCGTGCTTTCAATCGTGGGCACGATCGGAAAGGTGATTGTCGTACCGGACGAACTGGACGGCGGCAACATCACCCAGTCGTCCGCACGGCTTCGGCCTCCGGATTGGCTATCAGGCGAGTACCTGCGCCTTGCACTTCTTTCGCCCATTCTTAGGAGCCAGTACGACAAGTTCAGGTTTGGGAACGCGGTACAGCGCTTGAACATTGAGCATGTTCGCAGATTGGCCCTCCCGATCGCACCATTGGAAGAGATGAAGCTCATGGTGACACGAGCTGCTGTCGCTCTTGCCTGCGCAGACAAGGTCCAGACTGTCGAGCAACGCCAACATCTCGACAAGTTGGAGCAGTCAATCCTCGCCAAGGCCTTCCGAGGTGAGCTTGTGCCCCAGGACCCCACCGACGAGCCCGCCTCGGTCCTCCTCCAGCGGCTCCGGGCAGAACGGGACAAGCCCGCTGATAGCGCGCCAAACCCGCGCCCGAAGCGGCGTCGCGAGACCAAGGTCGCCTGA
- a CDS encoding class I SAM-dependent DNA methyltransferase, whose translation MNTNANELVQKLWNLCSLLREDGVTYHQYVAELAFVLYLKMAKETKREDQLPKGYRWDDLVRQEGVDQLRFYKELLLYLGTKGSNRVQDIYANANTSLRHPKSLNALVKALDALDWYGVDRENLGDLYEGLLEKNATEVKSGAGQYFTPRPLVDAIIAVVKPQPGETVQDPAAGTGGFLIAADRYVRSQTDNYFDLTEKQQAFQRRKAFYGVELVPETRRLALMNMALHDLEGELILGDTLSPVGRDLPKADIITTNPPFGTKKGGGKPERDDFTFPTSNKQLAFLEHVYRGLKPGGRAAVVVPDNVLFEENVGQEIRADLMDKCDLHTVLRLPTGIFYAQGVKTNVLFFTRGQTEKGNTRAVWFYDMRTNAPAYGKRTPFLREHFAGFEKAFGDDAQGKSRRKDQGSEGRFRKFTREEIKARGDNLDVLWLRDEGLGNTDDLPEPEVIVGEIRDLLQIALGEIEALTVLMERPEAT comes from the coding sequence ATGAACACCAACGCGAACGAACTCGTACAGAAGCTCTGGAACCTCTGCTCCCTGCTCCGTGAAGACGGAGTGACCTACCACCAATACGTCGCCGAGCTGGCCTTCGTCCTGTACTTGAAGATGGCGAAGGAGACCAAGCGGGAGGATCAGCTCCCCAAGGGGTACCGCTGGGATGATTTGGTCAGGCAGGAGGGAGTAGATCAGCTTCGGTTCTACAAGGAACTGCTCCTCTATCTCGGCACAAAGGGAAGCAACCGCGTCCAGGACATCTACGCGAATGCCAATACATCGCTGAGACATCCGAAGAGCCTGAATGCGCTCGTGAAGGCCCTGGATGCGCTCGATTGGTACGGGGTGGATCGAGAAAACCTCGGCGACCTCTACGAAGGACTCCTGGAGAAGAACGCCACGGAGGTGAAGTCCGGAGCGGGGCAGTACTTCACGCCTCGGCCCCTGGTGGACGCGATCATCGCCGTGGTGAAGCCGCAGCCCGGTGAGACCGTGCAGGACCCTGCCGCGGGGACGGGCGGGTTTCTCATCGCTGCCGACCGGTACGTCCGCTCACAGACGGACAACTACTTCGACCTCACGGAGAAGCAGCAGGCGTTCCAGCGCCGGAAGGCGTTCTACGGCGTGGAGCTGGTTCCTGAGACCCGTCGTCTGGCGCTGATGAACATGGCCCTGCACGACCTGGAGGGTGAGCTGATCCTCGGCGACACGCTCTCGCCTGTCGGGCGCGACCTGCCGAAGGCGGACATCATCACCACGAACCCGCCGTTCGGGACCAAGAAGGGGGGCGGCAAGCCCGAGCGCGACGACTTCACGTTCCCAACCTCGAACAAGCAGCTCGCGTTCCTGGAGCATGTGTATCGGGGACTGAAGCCCGGTGGTCGCGCGGCCGTTGTCGTTCCGGACAATGTGCTCTTCGAGGAAAACGTCGGCCAGGAGATCCGCGCCGACCTCATGGACAAGTGCGACCTACACACGGTCCTGCGGCTGCCGACAGGTATCTTCTACGCGCAGGGGGTGAAGACGAACGTGTTGTTCTTCACCCGTGGCCAGACAGAAAAGGGCAACACGAGGGCCGTCTGGTTCTACGACATGCGGACCAACGCTCCCGCCTACGGAAAGCGAACGCCTTTCCTTCGCGAGCACTTCGCCGGCTTTGAGAAGGCGTTCGGCGATGACGCCCAAGGCAAAAGCAGGCGCAAGGACCAGGGCTCCGAAGGTCGATTCCGAAAGTTCACGCGCGAGGAGATCAAGGCTCGGGGCGACAACCTGGACGTGCTCTGGCTCAGGGACGAAGGTCTCGGCAATACCGATGACCTACCGGAGCCGGAGGTGATTGTCGGCGAGATCAGGGACCTGCTTCAGATTGCGCTGGGAGAGATCGAAGCCCTCACAGTGTTGATGGAACGTCCGGAGGCGACATGA